The following proteins come from a genomic window of Acidobacteriota bacterium:
- the hemE gene encoding uroporphyrinogen decarboxylase — protein MSAPDSRFVRACRRQPVEVTPVWLMRQAGRYMPEYRKVRKQHTILEICKDSQLAAEVTITAAERLGVDAAIIFADLLLPLAVMGLDFEFAERDGPKIHSPLRDANGIAQLKTDRAAELSYVAESVRLVARHFGTRLPVIGFCGAPFTLASYMIEGGGSRTYVETKRLMYSDPEAWDELMRRISRVLVQYATEQVNAGADALQVFDSWVGCLSPADFTRFVLPHTKALVAELKATGAPIIYFGTDTATLLPSIKQTRAEVIGIDWRIPIDDAFEMLGDNFAVQGNLDPVVLFASEAEVRRQARDVLDRASGRAGHVFNLGHGILPETPVENVIALVEEVHAYSAKRSHARAPSVAF, from the coding sequence ATGTCGGCCCCCGATTCACGTTTTGTTCGCGCCTGTCGCCGGCAGCCGGTGGAGGTTACGCCGGTCTGGCTCATGCGTCAGGCGGGGCGCTACATGCCTGAGTATCGAAAGGTACGTAAGCAGCACACGATCCTCGAGATATGCAAGGACTCACAGCTCGCAGCCGAAGTAACGATAACTGCGGCTGAGCGCCTGGGAGTGGATGCTGCCATTATATTTGCCGACCTGCTACTGCCTTTGGCAGTGATGGGCCTGGACTTTGAGTTTGCTGAGCGCGATGGACCCAAGATTCATTCTCCCTTGCGCGATGCCAACGGCATCGCCCAGCTCAAGACCGATCGAGCCGCCGAATTGAGTTACGTGGCGGAGTCCGTGCGCCTGGTAGCTCGACACTTCGGCACACGTCTTCCGGTGATTGGCTTCTGCGGCGCTCCATTCACCCTGGCGAGCTACATGATTGAAGGCGGAGGATCGCGTACTTATGTCGAGACCAAACGCCTCATGTATAGCGATCCGGAAGCTTGGGATGAGCTTATGCGGCGCATCTCGCGCGTGCTGGTGCAATACGCGACCGAGCAGGTAAATGCAGGCGCTGACGCGTTGCAAGTCTTCGATAGTTGGGTAGGATGTCTTTCGCCGGCGGACTTCACTCGCTTCGTCCTGCCGCATACCAAGGCATTAGTTGCGGAGTTGAAGGCGACTGGCGCGCCCATCATCTACTTTGGAACCGACACGGCCACACTTCTGCCCTCGATAAAGCAAACTCGGGCGGAGGTAATTGGAATCGACTGGCGGATCCCGATCGACGATGCCTTTGAGATGTTGGGCGATAACTTCGCAGTTCAGGGGAACCTTGATCCCGTGGTGCTGTTCGCCTCGGAGGCCGAAGTCCGACGGCAGGCGCGTGATGTACTCGACCGGGCTTCCGGGCGTGCTGGTCATGTCTTTAATCTTGGGCATGGGATTCTGCCTGAAACGCCAGTTGAAAATGTGATCGCCCTGGTAGAGGAAGTACACGCCTACAGCGCGAAGCGCAGCCATGCGCGCGCTCCGAGCGTGGCATTCTGA
- the hemH gene encoding ferrochelatase — protein MKTAVLLLAHGTPDNVSEIPEYMRNVTGGRPIPDLVIQEVSHRYGLIGHSPLTEITMHQARMLSDALSMPVYVGMRNWKPDIPEAVRAMRADGVAHVVTLCLAPQNSRTSVGLYRNAAFKEAAGMAIDFVDSWHDHPRLIEAFADRLQAALARVGRGTVVIFTAHSVPARTISEGDPYEQQAKETAALVAREAGIPDSQWVFAFQSQGMSGGPWIGPTVEDTLRGLKDEGYSQALIQPVGFVCDHVEVLYDIDIGFRKYGSQIGIKTWRTESLNDSPTFIAALADLVRKRLERHAGASYISA, from the coding sequence ATGAAGACGGCTGTTCTACTGCTGGCTCACGGGACTCCAGACAATGTGTCGGAGATTCCCGAGTACATGCGCAATGTCACAGGCGGACGTCCAATTCCCGATTTGGTCATTCAGGAAGTCTCGCACCGGTACGGTTTGATCGGACATTCTCCGCTAACCGAGATCACCATGCATCAGGCGAGAATGCTTTCCGACGCACTGTCAATGCCGGTGTACGTGGGCATGCGCAATTGGAAGCCAGATATTCCAGAGGCAGTAAGAGCTATGCGAGCCGATGGCGTTGCCCATGTGGTGACGCTGTGTCTGGCTCCGCAGAATTCGCGTACCAGCGTTGGTCTCTACCGCAATGCGGCTTTCAAAGAGGCAGCCGGAATGGCAATCGACTTCGTGGATTCATGGCATGATCATCCCCGGCTCATTGAAGCGTTCGCAGATCGCTTGCAGGCTGCTCTCGCGAGAGTTGGCAGAGGGACTGTCGTTATCTTTACAGCCCACAGTGTTCCAGCGCGAACAATTTCGGAGGGAGATCCCTATGAGCAGCAAGCTAAAGAGACGGCGGCACTCGTAGCGCGTGAGGCGGGGATACCTGATTCGCAATGGGTATTCGCGTTTCAGAGTCAGGGAATGTCTGGTGGTCCGTGGATTGGGCCGACTGTTGAAGATACCCTGCGGGGCTTGAAGGACGAAGGATATTCGCAGGCGTTGATTCAACCGGTGGGATTTGTTTGCGATCACGTCGAAGTGCTCTACGACATCGATATCGGATTCCGTAAGTACGGTTCCCAAATTGGTATTAAGACCTGGCGCACCGAGTCTCTCAATGACTCGCCAACATTCATCGCAGCCTTAGCCGATCTGGTGCGGAAGCGGCTGGAGCGGCACGCAGGCGCTTCCTACATTTCAGCCTAG
- a CDS encoding 30S ribosomal protein S1, with the protein MLFEESTARDLNPIVEEGSASTQTSSHETQPVNAHPGSSQNSNHENTALTTETVETTALATENPQSSAPEHETSAQHGPETPREEMDFAAALESFEAEQSAAEAAAPADDHIQKGTVVKLTDKYVVVDVGSKSEGMVPIAQVMGRDGQPRFKPGDSIDVVSDRGETEEGYALLSHEKAARVRVWEDIEKAYNDKSTIKGYVVDRVKGGLSVDVGGVRAFLPGSQVDLKPVRNLDGFKGHEIDVRVIKLNKKRGNIVVSRKQLLEEEQADKRSKTLEHLEEGAVLTGSVKNLTDYGAFVDLGGLDGLLHITDMSWGRLTHPRDLVNVGDEIHVKVLKFDKEKQRVSLGFKQLTPDPWLDAAERYPIGAHVKGRVLSVTDYGAFVELEQGIEGLVHVSEMTWSKRMKHPSKIVKPGDEVETVVLNVNPTERRISLGLKQLEQNPWEQLHEKYPVGSVVEGKVRNLTDFGAFIEIEDGIDGLVHVSNLSWTKRVKHPSEVLKKGEKVKAQVLAIEPEHRRLSLGIKQMQPDVWETFFASHRLGDVVHGKVLRTAQFGAFVEISEGVEGLCHNSEATDSHGTPIKLEPGQEHDFKIIKMNPEEKKVGLSLRAVGEEASRADVEAYKQPVSSSTTTLGEIMNWKRASNDQD; encoded by the coding sequence ATGTTGTTCGAAGAGAGCACAGCCCGCGACCTGAACCCTATCGTCGAAGAGGGCTCTGCAAGCACGCAGACTTCCTCCCACGAGACCCAGCCAGTAAACGCGCATCCTGGAAGCTCACAAAATTCCAATCACGAGAATACAGCCCTGACTACCGAAACTGTTGAAACCACCGCACTAGCCACCGAAAACCCACAATCGTCCGCTCCCGAGCATGAGACCAGCGCTCAACATGGGCCTGAGACTCCACGCGAGGAGATGGATTTCGCCGCTGCCCTGGAGAGCTTTGAGGCTGAGCAATCGGCCGCAGAAGCTGCCGCTCCCGCCGATGACCATATCCAAAAAGGGACCGTGGTAAAGCTGACCGACAAATATGTTGTCGTGGACGTTGGCTCCAAGTCCGAAGGCATGGTACCGATCGCCCAGGTCATGGGACGCGATGGCCAGCCGCGCTTCAAGCCGGGCGACAGCATCGACGTGGTCAGCGATCGCGGTGAGACAGAGGAAGGATACGCCCTGCTGTCGCATGAGAAGGCAGCCCGTGTCCGCGTTTGGGAAGACATCGAGAAGGCTTACAACGACAAGAGCACGATCAAAGGCTATGTGGTCGATCGCGTCAAGGGTGGTCTATCCGTGGATGTGGGTGGCGTGCGCGCATTCCTGCCGGGTTCCCAGGTTGATCTGAAGCCGGTCCGCAACCTCGACGGCTTTAAAGGCCATGAGATTGACGTCCGCGTAATCAAGCTGAACAAAAAGCGCGGCAATATCGTGGTTTCGCGTAAACAACTGCTGGAAGAAGAGCAGGCGGATAAACGCTCCAAAACACTTGAGCACTTGGAAGAAGGAGCTGTTCTTACCGGTTCAGTCAAGAACCTCACCGATTACGGTGCGTTCGTTGATCTCGGCGGGCTCGATGGCCTGCTGCACATCACCGACATGTCATGGGGACGCCTCACGCATCCCCGTGATCTTGTGAATGTAGGCGACGAGATCCACGTGAAGGTTCTGAAGTTCGATAAGGAGAAGCAGCGCGTTTCTCTAGGCTTCAAGCAGCTCACTCCTGACCCGTGGCTCGATGCTGCAGAACGATATCCGATCGGCGCTCATGTGAAGGGACGTGTTCTCAGTGTCACCGACTATGGAGCTTTCGTAGAACTGGAGCAAGGCATTGAAGGTCTGGTCCACGTAAGCGAAATGACATGGTCGAAGCGGATGAAGCATCCATCGAAGATCGTGAAGCCAGGAGACGAAGTTGAGACCGTTGTGCTCAACGTGAACCCCACGGAGCGCCGCATTTCTCTTGGACTCAAGCAGCTCGAGCAGAATCCGTGGGAGCAGCTGCACGAGAAATATCCGGTCGGCAGCGTAGTCGAAGGCAAGGTTCGCAACCTTACCGATTTCGGTGCCTTCATCGAGATCGAAGACGGCATCGATGGATTGGTGCATGTCAGCAATCTGAGCTGGACCAAGCGCGTGAAGCATCCCTCCGAAGTCCTGAAGAAGGGCGAGAAGGTGAAGGCGCAGGTGCTTGCGATTGAGCCTGAGCATCGCCGTTTGTCACTCGGCATCAAGCAGATGCAGCCCGATGTATGGGAGACATTCTTCGCTTCCCACCGTCTCGGCGATGTGGTTCATGGCAAGGTGCTGCGCACAGCTCAGTTTGGTGCATTTGTCGAAATCTCCGAAGGAGTTGAAGGGCTTTGCCACAACTCTGAGGCGACCGATTCACATGGCACTCCGATTAAGCTCGAGCCTGGACAGGAGCATGACTTCAAGATCATCAAGATGAATCCGGAAGAGAAAAAGGTCGGTTTGAGTCTGCGCGCCGTCGGCGAGGAGGCCAGCCGTGCGGATGTTGAAGCCTATAAGCAGCCGGTTTCAAGTTCAACTACTACGCTAGGCGAGATCATGAACTGGAAGCGCGCCAGCAACGACCAAGATTGA
- a CDS encoding HIT family hydrolase → MDYLWTPWRYAYITGANEGQGCVFCDKRHDGDDRKAWIVHRGSHCYICLNAFPYTSGHVMLIPYDHLDELQKLPQGAAQEMMELCQRTEKVLRNLYRPDGINLGMNIGAAAGAGVAGHIHMHVLPRWIADANFMTVVAETRVLPEALDITWERMKKEFEKQP, encoded by the coding sequence ATGGACTATCTCTGGACGCCCTGGCGATATGCCTACATCACAGGGGCAAACGAGGGCCAGGGCTGCGTCTTCTGCGACAAGCGTCATGATGGGGACGACCGCAAGGCCTGGATCGTACACCGAGGGAGCCATTGCTACATCTGCCTCAATGCCTTTCCCTACACGTCAGGCCATGTAATGCTAATCCCCTACGATCACCTCGACGAACTCCAAAAGCTTCCCCAAGGGGCAGCCCAAGAAATGATGGAATTGTGCCAGCGCACCGAGAAGGTCTTGCGGAACCTCTACCGCCCAGATGGTATCAATCTGGGAATGAACATCGGGGCAGCCGCTGGAGCCGGGGTGGCTGGGCACATTCATATGCATGTCCTTCCCCGCTGGATCGCTGACGCGAACTTCATGACGGTAGTCGCCGAAACACGAGTGCTGCCAGAGGCGCTCGATATAACCTGGGAACGGATGAAGAAGGAGTTTGAAAAGCAGCCATAG
- the der gene encoding ribosome biogenesis GTPase Der — protein sequence MLAIVGRPNVGKSTLFNRLIGRRRSIVGDEPGITRDRLYGKAQWNGREIEVVDTGGIIPDDKQLIPSEIYRQARVAFEQADVIAMVVDGRTELASPDIELARLLIRSGKPVMLAVNKIDSPKLEAGAEEFRRLGIKNVFPVSAEHGNGLGEFLDAALELMPASAQLAETSVAQPPSAVSIPAETEVEQPRRQEPAETKIAIIGRPNVGKSTLLNQLTGTSRAIVSPIAGTTRDAVDEVVERDEQSYRFIDTAGIRRKGKTRLMAEKLSVVMARKHLEAADVALLVIDAIEGVTALDATIGGYAHESGRSVVIVVNKWDLVGSQRQDGKPAADQELFEKQLRTVLKYLSYAPVLFISATSGKNVDRVFTAIERVAQERRKRITTGEMNRFLKSVDFDRASSPGYKMRIQYLTQVSVSPPTFVAFTNRPGKLHFSYQRFLENQIRRAFGFEGTPIWIKARGKEKK from the coding sequence ATGCTGGCGATTGTCGGACGTCCTAACGTCGGCAAGAGCACTCTTTTCAACCGTCTGATCGGCAGGAGACGATCCATCGTCGGAGATGAGCCGGGAATCACACGCGATCGCCTGTACGGCAAAGCCCAATGGAATGGCCGCGAAATCGAAGTCGTCGATACCGGCGGAATCATTCCTGATGACAAGCAACTGATTCCCTCTGAGATTTATCGGCAGGCACGGGTGGCGTTTGAACAAGCGGACGTGATCGCGATGGTGGTGGATGGTCGTACTGAACTGGCCTCTCCCGATATAGAGCTGGCGCGATTGCTCATCCGCAGCGGCAAGCCCGTAATGCTTGCGGTCAACAAAATCGATTCTCCCAAGCTGGAAGCAGGAGCGGAAGAATTCCGCCGGCTCGGCATCAAGAATGTTTTTCCTGTCTCAGCAGAGCATGGAAATGGCCTGGGCGAGTTTCTGGACGCCGCACTTGAGTTGATGCCGGCCTCGGCCCAGCTGGCGGAAACGAGTGTGGCACAGCCGCCCTCGGCTGTGTCTATCCCGGCCGAAACAGAAGTGGAACAGCCTCGGCGACAAGAGCCGGCAGAGACGAAAATTGCAATTATCGGCAGACCCAACGTCGGCAAGTCGACATTGCTGAATCAGCTCACCGGTACGTCGCGAGCTATCGTGTCTCCAATTGCCGGCACCACGCGCGACGCTGTGGATGAAGTCGTAGAGCGGGACGAACAGAGTTATCGCTTCATCGACACTGCCGGTATCCGCCGCAAAGGCAAAACCAGACTGATGGCGGAGAAGCTCTCCGTGGTGATGGCGCGCAAGCATCTCGAAGCTGCAGATGTTGCTCTGCTGGTGATCGATGCCATTGAAGGAGTCACCGCACTCGATGCGACGATCGGTGGATACGCGCATGAGAGCGGGCGCTCGGTGGTGATTGTCGTGAACAAGTGGGATTTGGTCGGCTCACAGCGTCAGGATGGCAAGCCTGCCGCCGATCAGGAGTTGTTCGAGAAACAGCTGCGTACTGTGCTGAAGTATCTGAGCTACGCTCCGGTGCTGTTTATTTCGGCAACCAGCGGCAAGAATGTTGATCGAGTCTTCACTGCGATAGAACGCGTCGCGCAAGAACGCCGCAAGCGAATCACTACGGGAGAAATGAACCGTTTTCTCAAGTCAGTTGACTTCGACCGCGCGTCATCACCGGGATACAAGATGAGAATCCAGTACCTGACTCAGGTGTCAGTATCTCCTCCGACGTTCGTGGCATTCACGAATCGTCCCGGAAAGCTGCATTTCTCTTATCAGCGCTTCCTCGAAAATCAAATTCGGCGCGCGTTTGGGTTTGAAGGAACGCCGATTTGGATCAAGGCTCGCGGGAAAGAGAAGAAGTGA
- a CDS encoding helicase, translating into MSSVPQNAIAPQPARVTGSLHSFFAPGGALSRCHPAYEFRRGQLQMAEAVEQAINDKRHLLVEAGTGTGKTLAYLLPAIRSGKRVIVSTGTKNLQEQLFYKDVPFLEQVLFPGAAVEGKLRVCYMKGRNNYLCRQKLYDLKNQPILRELAEVEQYQAIAEWEQHTETGDRAEIAGLPESSALWHKIDARSDACTGQKCPQFNRCFITEMRRRALESDIVIVNHHLFFADLAIKRATDEAPDVGVLPEAGIVIFDEAHELEEVAGSYFGVSVSNLRLDELARDVETMLRQRQTLPAAVATACNNLRERSQFFFGLIPCGEGRFAFNNREGFLEENGDEYISVLNAFTRLAAELERIEQKPEELFQFMRRAEELKVQLSFILESKDRNTVFWIERRGGRGRSGAKIVSLQATPIDVSQLLRQTLFENLDTAVLTSATLAVSNGFEYIQRRLGLDHARALIVPSHFDYSRQAVLYVPPDLPDPRSDQFAPRAAQVMRRVLEVTQGRAFCLFTSYSQMHDIYERLLGELEYPMLIQGSAPRSALLEEFRTTPNATLFATSSFWQGVDVQGEQLSCVIIDRLPFAVPNDPVVAARVAAIAADGGNPFMEYQVPGAVITLKQGFGRLIRSLHDRGVLVLLDNRIHRQRYGRVFLESLPKYGMANGLEDVEQFFHDESVSS; encoded by the coding sequence TTGTCTTCTGTTCCTCAAAATGCGATTGCGCCGCAGCCGGCTCGAGTTACAGGCTCGCTGCATTCATTCTTCGCTCCCGGAGGAGCACTTTCCCGCTGCCATCCTGCATACGAGTTCCGGCGGGGACAGCTCCAGATGGCCGAAGCGGTCGAGCAGGCGATTAACGACAAACGACACCTGCTCGTCGAAGCCGGCACCGGAACGGGCAAGACGCTCGCCTATCTGCTGCCAGCGATTCGTTCCGGCAAACGTGTAATCGTCTCGACGGGCACGAAGAATTTGCAGGAGCAGCTCTTCTATAAAGATGTTCCTTTTCTGGAACAAGTTTTGTTCCCCGGAGCGGCCGTTGAAGGTAAGCTGCGCGTCTGTTACATGAAAGGACGCAATAATTATCTCTGTCGGCAAAAGCTCTATGACCTCAAAAATCAGCCGATCCTCCGGGAACTCGCCGAGGTCGAGCAGTACCAGGCCATTGCGGAATGGGAACAGCATACCGAGACGGGTGACCGCGCGGAGATCGCGGGCCTGCCTGAATCGAGCGCTCTCTGGCACAAAATTGACGCTCGCTCAGATGCGTGCACGGGGCAGAAGTGCCCGCAATTCAATCGCTGCTTCATTACCGAGATGCGCCGTCGCGCGCTCGAAAGCGATATCGTTATCGTTAACCATCATCTTTTCTTCGCAGATCTGGCCATCAAGCGGGCCACCGATGAAGCGCCGGATGTCGGAGTACTTCCCGAAGCCGGAATCGTGATCTTCGACGAAGCCCACGAGCTGGAAGAAGTGGCCGGCAGCTACTTCGGAGTCTCGGTAAGCAATTTGCGTCTCGACGAACTCGCGCGCGACGTCGAGACAATGCTACGCCAGCGCCAGACGCTACCGGCGGCGGTTGCCACGGCCTGCAACAACCTGCGTGAGCGTTCTCAATTCTTTTTTGGACTAATCCCTTGCGGTGAAGGCCGCTTTGCTTTTAACAATCGCGAGGGATTTCTCGAAGAGAACGGCGACGAATATATCTCCGTCTTAAATGCGTTTACGCGCCTCGCGGCCGAGCTCGAACGCATCGAGCAAAAGCCGGAAGAATTGTTCCAATTCATGCGGCGCGCAGAGGAGCTTAAGGTCCAGCTCTCGTTCATTCTGGAATCCAAAGATCGCAACACCGTCTTCTGGATCGAACGCCGCGGTGGACGCGGGCGATCCGGCGCCAAAATCGTCTCGTTGCAAGCAACTCCCATCGACGTTTCTCAGCTGCTGCGTCAAACGCTATTTGAGAATCTGGATACTGCTGTTCTCACCTCGGCGACGCTGGCTGTGAGCAATGGCTTCGAATATATCCAGCGACGACTGGGACTCGACCACGCGCGCGCGCTGATCGTGCCCTCCCATTTCGACTATTCGCGTCAGGCGGTGCTCTACGTGCCTCCGGATCTTCCCGATCCTCGCAGCGATCAGTTTGCTCCACGAGCAGCGCAGGTGATGCGTCGCGTGCTCGAAGTCACACAAGGCCGCGCCTTCTGTCTATTCACCAGCTACTCGCAAATGCACGACATCTACGAACGTCTGCTAGGCGAGCTCGAATATCCCATGCTCATCCAGGGCTCAGCGCCCCGCAGCGCGTTGCTCGAAGAGTTCCGCACCACTCCGAATGCGACCCTCTTCGCAACTTCATCGTTCTGGCAGGGAGTGGACGTACAGGGCGAGCAGCTTAGCTGCGTGATTATCGACCGACTTCCTTTTGCTGTGCCCAATGATCCAGTAGTCGCAGCTCGCGTCGCAGCGATTGCTGCTGATGGTGGCAATCCGTTTATGGAGTACCAGGTTCCCGGAGCAGTGATCACGTTAAAGCAGGGATTTGGCCGTTTGATTCGTTCCCTTCATGATCGCGGCGTTCTGGTACTGCTGGACAATCGCATCCACCGCCAGCGCTATGGGCGGGTGTTCCTCGAAAGCCTGCCGAAGTACGGAATGGCGAATGGACTCGAAGACGTCGAACAGTTCTTTCATGATGAATCCGTCTCATCATGA
- the queD gene encoding 6-carboxytetrahydropterin synthase QueD: MYEVTVEDSFAAGHYLRNYRGKCENPHGHNYKVRITLQGRELDQAGLLLDFKELKMVMKPVIERLDHRMINDVAPFTTLNPSAENLAKFFFDETNVTLKSSTSGRVSVKQVTIWETDTTTAKYSE, encoded by the coding sequence ATGTACGAAGTTACTGTTGAAGACAGCTTTGCCGCGGGACACTACCTGCGCAATTACCGTGGGAAATGCGAGAACCCGCACGGCCATAATTACAAGGTGCGTATCACGCTGCAAGGCCGCGAACTCGATCAGGCCGGGCTGCTGCTCGATTTCAAGGAGCTGAAAATGGTGATGAAGCCAGTGATCGAGCGGCTCGATCATCGCATGATCAACGACGTGGCTCCGTTCACTACGCTGAATCCTTCGGCCGAGAATCTGGCAAAATTTTTCTTCGACGAGACTAACGTTACTCTTAAGAGCTCAACCTCAGGCCGCGTCAGCGTAAAGCAAGTGACCATCTGGGAGACGGATACGACGACAGCGAAGTATTCGGAGTAA
- a CDS encoding 7-carboxy-7-deazaguanine synthase, with translation MYIIEIYKSVQGESSFAGLPCIFVRLAGCNLRCTWCDSEYTFTGGRKMSVDEVLAEVKKLAPVTLLEITGGEPMLQERELMPLIERLLADGCEVLIETSGERPLRNVPKSVHKIVDVKCPASGEGGSFRIENLDALTRNDEVKFVIADRTDYEFARDFVREHGLESRVRDVLFSPAFRKDAGPERDASNCLLDPRELVEWILADGLNVRLGLQIHKFIWEPMTKGV, from the coding sequence ATGTACATCATCGAAATTTACAAATCTGTTCAGGGTGAGTCTTCCTTCGCAGGCCTCCCATGCATCTTCGTGCGCCTCGCCGGATGCAATCTTCGGTGCACCTGGTGCGACAGCGAGTACACATTTACCGGCGGCCGCAAGATGTCTGTCGATGAAGTCCTCGCGGAAGTGAAGAAGCTGGCTCCGGTGACTCTGCTCGAGATCACGGGCGGGGAACCGATGCTTCAGGAACGGGAGCTCATGCCGTTGATAGAGAGACTGCTTGCGGACGGTTGCGAGGTGCTGATCGAGACCAGCGGCGAACGTCCGTTAAGGAATGTTCCCAAATCGGTTCATAAGATCGTAGATGTGAAGTGTCCGGCTTCGGGAGAAGGCGGCAGCTTCCGCATAGAGAATCTAGACGCGCTTACCAGGAACGATGAGGTGAAGTTCGTTATCGCCGATCGCACCGACTACGAATTCGCTCGCGATTTCGTTCGCGAACATGGGTTGGAATCGCGCGTCCGAGATGTTCTGTTTTCCCCTGCGTTTCGCAAGGATGCGGGTCCGGAACGCGACGCCTCGAACTGCCTGCTCGATCCGAGGGAACTCGTCGAATGGATCTTGGCCGATGGGCTCAATGTGCGTCTCGGTCTGCAGATACACAAGTTCATTTGGGAACCGATGACGAAGGGAGTCTGA